A stretch of Ursus arctos isolate Adak ecotype North America unplaced genomic scaffold, UrsArc2.0 scaffold_4, whole genome shotgun sequence DNA encodes these proteins:
- the ACTRT3 gene encoding actin-related protein T3 → MSYYQLPVVIDNGSGMIKAGLAGSREPQFVYPNIIGRAKGQNWVAKGALELCVGDEAQEKRNSLSISYPVERGLVTSWGDMETMWKHIYDHNLKLKACDGPVLITEPALNPLVNRQQMTEVFFEHLQVPAFYMCIQGVLALFAAGFTTGFVLNSGAGVTQCVPIFEGYCLPHGVQQLDLAGLDLTNYLMMLLKDHGIVLLSAADRKIVADIKETTCYVVMNYEEEMAKNPESIEKVYHLPDGKMIKLHDQLFHCPEALFSPHLMNLDTPGIDKLCFSSIMKCDTDLRNSFFSNIILAGGSTSFPGLDKRLVKDIANMVPANTPVQVTAPPERKLSVWMGGSILASLSAFQDMWITEAEFKEVGPNIVHQRCF, encoded by the exons atgAGCTACTACCAGCTTCCAGTGGTGATCGACAACGGCTCGGGAATGATCAAGGCGGGCCTGGCTGGCTCGCGGGAACCCCAGTTTGTCTACCCGAACATTATCGGCCGAGCCAAAGGCCAGAACTGGGTGGCCAAGGGCGCGCTGGAACTGTGTGTGGGCGACGAGGCgcaggaaaagagaaactcaCTGTCCATCAG CTACCCAGTGGAGCGTGGTCTGGTTACTTCCTGGGGAGACATGGAGACCATGTGGAAGCATATCTATGATCATAACCTGAAGCTAAAGGCCTGTGATGGCCCAGTTTTGATTACCGAGCCGGCACTGAACCCACTGGTGAACCGGCAACAGATGACTGAGGTGTTTTTTGAGCACCTGCAGGTTCCTGCCTTCTATATGTGCATCCAAGGGGTACTGGCTCTCTTTGCTGCTGGCTTCACAACTGGCTTCGTGCTCAATTCCGGTGCTGGCGTCACCCAGTGCGTGCCCATCTTCGAGGGTTACTGTCTGCCTCATGGTGTCCAGCAGCTAGATCTGGCAGGCCTTGACCTCACCAACTACCTCATGATGCTGTTGAAGGATCATGGCATCGTGCTGCTTAGTGCTGCGGACAGAAAGATTGTCGCAGACATTAAGGAAACCACTTGTTATGTGGTAATGAACTATGAAGAGGAAATGGCCAAGAATCCCGAGTCTATAGAGAAAGTTTACCATCTGCCTGATGGGAAGATGATCAAGCTCCATGACCAGCTCTTTCATTGTCCAGAGGCCCTCTTCTCTCCACATCTTATGAACCTCGATACCCCTGGCATCGATAAGTTGTGTTTCAGCAGCATAATGAAATGCGATACAGATCTGAGGAATTCGTTTTTCTCCAATATTATCCTTGCTGGGGGATCAACCTCTTTCCCTGGTTTAGACAAGCGGCTAGTTAAAGATATAGCAAATATGGTACCTGCCAATACGCCTGTGCAGGTTACAGCTCCCCCAGAAAGGAAACTCTCAGTGTGGATGGGAGGCTCCATTCTTGCATCCCTGTCTGCCTTCCAGGACATGTGGATCACCGAGGCAGAATTTAAGGAAGTTGGACCCAACATAGTACACCAAAGATGCTTCTGA